A window from Setaria italica strain Yugu1 chromosome VIII, Setaria_italica_v2.0, whole genome shotgun sequence encodes these proteins:
- the LOC101757255 gene encoding putative auxin transporter-like protein 4 produces MASEKVETIVAGNYMEMERAGGVVGGDAGGGGEEAASAATSRRGGNKALSSLFWHGGSVYDAWFSCASNQVAQVLLTLPYSFSQLGMASGIVFQLFYGLMGSWTAYLISVLYVEYRTRKEREKVDFRNHVIQWFEVLDGLLGKHWRNMGLFFNCTFLLFGSVIQLIACASNIYYINDKYDKRTWTYIFGACCATTVFIPSFHNYRIWSFLGLLMTTYTAWYLTIAAITHGQVEGVTHSGPTKMVLYFTGATNILYTFGGHAVTVEIMHAMWKPQKFKLIYLAATLYVLTLTIPSASAVYWAFGDTLLDHSNAISLLPRSGFRDAAVVLMLVHQFITFGFACTPLYFVWEKLVGVHESRSLALRAAARLPIVLPIWFLAIIFPFFGPINSTVGSLLVSFTVYIIPALAHMAVFAPAAARENAVERPPRGVGGWAGMYAANCFVVAWVLVVGFGFGGWASTVNFVRQIDTFGLFTKCYQCPPKH; encoded by the exons atggcgtcggagaaggtgGAGACGATCGTGGCCGGGAActacatggagatggagagggccggcggcgtcgtcggcggcgacgccggaggcggcggagaagaagcggcgtcggcggcgacgtcgaGAAGGGGCGGCAACAAGGCGCTGTCGAGCCTGTTCTGGCACGGCGGGTCGGTGTACGACGCGTGGTTCAGCTGCGCGTCGAACCAGGTGGCGCAGGTGCTGCTGACGCTGCCCTACTCCTTCTCGCAGCTGGGCATGGCGTCCGGGATCGTCTTCCAGCTCTTCTACGGCCTCATGGGCAGCTGGACGGCATACCTCATCAGCGTCCTCTACGTCGAGTACCGAACAAGGAAGGAGCGGGAGAAGGTCGACTTCAGGAACCATGTCATCCAG TGGTTTGAGGTGCTTGACGGGCTGCTGGGGAAGCATTGGAGGAACATGGGCCTCTTCTTCAACTGCACTTTCCTCCTCTTCGGCTCCGTCATCCAGCTCATCGCATGTGCGAG CAACATCTACTACATCAACGACAAGTACGACAAGCGGACGTGGACGTACATCTTCGGCGCCTGCTGCGCCACCACCGTCTTCATCCCCTCCTTCCACAACTACCGGATCTGGTCTTTCCTCGGCCTCCTCATGACCACCTACACCGCGTGGTACCTCACCATCGCCGCAATCACGCACGGTCAG GTGGAAGGTGTGACGCACTCGGGCCCTACAAAGATGGTGCTCTACTTCACCGGGGCCACCAACATCCTCTACACCTTCGGAGGCCACGCTGTCACAGT GGAGATCATGCACGCGATGTGGAAGCCCCAGAAGTTCAAGCTTATCTACCTGGCCGCCACGCTGTACGTGCTGACGCTGACCATCCCGTCGGCCTCCGCCGTGTACTGGGCCTTCGGCGACACGCTCCTGGACCACTCCAACGCCATCTCCCTCCTCCCGCGCTCCGGCttccgcgacgccgccgtcgtcctcatGCTCGTCCACCAGTTCATCACCTTCGGCTTCGCCTGCACGCCGCTCTACTTCGTCTGGGAGAAGCTCGTCGGCGTGCACGAGTCCCGGAGCCTGGCgctccgggcggcggcgaggctgccCATCGTGCTCCCCATCTGGTTCCTCGCCATCATCTTCCCCTTCTTCGGGCCCATCAACTCCACGGTGGGGTCGCTGCTGGTCAGCTTCACCGTGTACATCATCCCGGCGCTGGCGCACATGGCCGTCttcgcgccggcggcggcgagggagaacGCCGTCGagcggccgccgcgcggggTCGGAGGGTGGGCCGGCATGTACGCCGCCAACTGCTTCGTGGTGGCGTGGGTGCTCGTCGTCGGATTCGGGTTCGGCGGGTGGGCCAGCACCGTCAACTTCGTCAGGCAGATCGACACCTTCGGGCTCTTCACCAAGTGCTACCAGTGCCCGCCAAAGCACTGA
- the LOC101756847 gene encoding sec1 family domain-containing protein MIP3: MGSVDLIAACLDSIRQIGDEIVDAIVYVDAGTLEAFQFIGAFSLLLELGARAVCSLESASPLDAVSDWHSKFSHPVRKIVVLTSRLLSDAHRYILRCLGNHGTVSHCTVLTAISEVGHSAYIDSPLGPDAFREYETLLVQDHEELFKKCEKSNKYKDNISNTGNDFTTDADKYSEWGSGVHYGSNAESSPTKRNLFDSDLGQLVASGKRLSVTVSHFPMIFSPISPRTFVLPSEGIIADSSLSNQHEDSLGPGLPSISTGKPFDSDEVPPGVTLTAQFLYHLANKMDLKLDIFSLGDTSKVIGKLMMDMSSLYDVGRNKRSAGLLIVDRTVDLLTPCFHGDSFLDRMLSSLPRKEKISSSYSVAKNPQNPSKHSHTAVKRVPLDIKVPFETVFKKEEPKSRTSMLSEGIMSFMSGWNSADVDSEVTWLPDYSDKAQDDRLDSDLGTLNGSLLSNYAGVHYLEALLDRGAKDGLMLIKKWLIEALQHEKLSSASKGRQGATSVSEIRSMVQILSQDQLSLLRNRGVIQLALAAEMTLLEPQSSHWDAFTSAERILSVTSAETTQSLASELRDFINTSTSVDSHKQATTMESSQGLLSFQDVLLLTIIGYILAGENFPTSIAGGPFSWEDERSLKDVVVDSILERPSSVKLRFLDGLDNELEAKARSKDVERNNKDSTEPSSTDDFDDEWGNWDDNDNADDQKEEAYGDMQLKLEVRDRVDQLFKFFHKLSSMRLRNHALGEGLAALSRFETDGYSRKGLLYKLLLALLSRYDVPGLEYHSSAVGRLFKSGLGRFGLGQSKPSFGDQSVLIIFVVGGINTLEVREVMKAISESSRPDVELILGGTTLLTPDDMFELMLGS, encoded by the exons ATGGGGTCCGTGGATCTGATTGCCGCCTGCCTCGACTCCATACGCCAG ATTGGAGATGAGATTGTGGATGCAATAGTGTATGTTGATGCAGGCACTCTGGAAGCGTTTCAGTTCATAGGAGCATTTTCTCTGCTTCTCGAGCTTGGTGCTCGTGCTGTTTGCAGCTTGGAGAGCGCGTCACCTCTTGATGCT GTTTCTGACTGGCACTCAAAATTTTCTCATCCAGTGAGGAAGATTGTAGTGCTTACATCCCGCCTTCTTAGTGATGCACATCGGTATATTCTGCGATGCCTGGGCAACCATGGAACTGTTTCGCATTGTACTGTGCTGACAGCTATTTCGGAG GTTGGTCACTCAGCATATATTGATTCTCCACTTGGGCCAGATGCTTTTCGGGAGTACGAGACGTTACTCGTTCAGGACCATGAGGAGCTTTTTAAAAAGTGTGAGAAATCAAATAAATATAAAGATAATATTAGTAATACAGGGAATGATTTCACCACAGATGCTGATAAATATTCTGAATGGGGTTCTGGGGTCCACTATGGATCGAATGCTGAATCCAGCCCGACAAAAAGGAATTTGTTTGATAGTGACTTAGGTCAGTTAGTGGCAAGCGGAAAGAGGTTGTCTGTAACCGTGTCTCACTTCCCAATGATTTTCTCTCCTATTTCCCCAAGGACTTTTGTTTTGCCTTCTGAGGGCATAATTGCTGACTCATCCTTGTCGAATCAGCATGAAGATTCCCTTGGTCCTGGTCTACCCTCTATATCTACTGGTAAACCTTTCGACAGTGATGAGGTTCCTCCAGGAGTGACATTGACTGCTCAGTTCCTGTATCATTTGGCAAATAAG ATGGATCTAAAGCTCGATATATTTTCGCTGGGTGATACTTCAAAGGTCATTGGGAAGTTGATGATGGATATGTCAAGTTTATATGATGTTGGTCGTAATAAGAGATCTGCTGGTCTATTGATCGTAGATCGTACGGTTGATCTCCTAACTCCTTGCTTCCATGGTGACTCATTTCTTGATAGGATGCTGTCCTCATTGCCACGCAAAGAAAAGATTTCATCATCATATTCTGTGGCGAAAAATCCACAGAATCCAAGCAAGCATTCTCACACTGCTGTTAAACGAGTCCCACTGGATATAAAGGTCCCTTTTGAGACAGTCTTTAAGAAGGAAGAACCTAAGAGTCGGACAAGTATGCTGTCTGAAGGTATCATGTCATTTATGTCTGGATGGAACTCTGCTGATGTTGACTCCGAAGTTACCTGGCTGCCTGATTATTCTGACAAAGCACAAGATGACAGACTTGACAGTGACCTTGGCACTCTAAATGGTTCACTCCTATCGAATTATGCTGGAGTACACTACTTAGAAGCATTACTAGACAGGGGAGCAAAAGATGGATTAATGCTGATTAAGAAATGGCTTATTGAAGCTCTGCAGCATGAGAAACTATCCTCTGCATCTAAAGGTCGACAAGGAGCCACTTCTGTTTCAGAGATTCGTTCTATGGTACAAATACTCTCTCAAGACCAGTTGTCATTGTTAAGAAACAGAGGAGTTATCCAGTTAGCTCTGGCTGCTGAAATGACTCTCCTGGAGCCTCAAAGTTCTCACTGGGATGCTTTTACTAGTGCTGAAAGAATATTAAGTGTAACATCTGCAGAGACGACTCAAAGTCTTGCCAGTGAGCTTCGTGATTTCATAAACACTAGTACTTCAGTGGACTCTCACAAACAAGCTACTACAATGGAATCTTCTCAGGGATTACTTAGTTTTCAGGATGTATTACTTCTAACAATTATTGGGTATATCTTGGCTGGTGAGAATTTTCCTACATCTATAGCTGGTGGTCCCTTTTCTTGGGAAGATGAGCGGTCTCTTAAAGATGTGGTGGTGGATTCTATCCTTGAGCGACCATCATCAGTGAAGCTACGATTCCTTGATGGCCTGGATAATGAACTTGAAGCTAAAGCAAGATCCAAAGATGTTGAGAGGAATAATAAGGACTCTACTGAGCCATCCAGTACTGATGATTTCGATGATGAATGGGGTAACTGGGATGACAATGACAATGCCGATGACCAAAAGGAGGAAGCTTATGGGGATATGCAACTGAAGTTGGAAGTGCGAGATAGGGTTGACCAACTTTTCAAATTCTTTCACAAATTGTCCAGTATGAGGTTAAGAAACCATGCCCTTGGAGAAGGTCTAGCGGCATTAAGTAGATTTGAAACTGATGGCTACTCGAGGAAAGGCTTGCTTTATAAATTGCTATTAGCCCTGTTGTCAAGGTATGATGTACCTGGCCTTGAATATCATTCATCAGCTGTTGGTCGTTTGTTCAAAAGTGGATTAGGGAGATTTGGGCTTGGACAG TCCAAACCAAGCTTTGGTGATCAAAGTGTGCTTATCATTTTTGTTGTGGGGGGTATTAATACTCTGGAG GTGCGGGAAGTTATGAAGGCAATCTCAGAGAGCAGCAGACCAGATGTGGAGCTTATTCTTGGTGGTACCACCCTTCTCACTCCAGATGACATGTTTGAGTTAATGTTGGGCTCGTAG
- the LOC101758746 gene encoding uncharacterized protein LOC101758746 — MPCPPPMDAGRSSQGKKTMSRGAGKKSSSSSSSWVARSMGFYPSSSSGNRAQPAAAVPAVTEGKNSDNDKSSKKKRSVSISRSMACASSICSTKESSVLSRDRSGGRSASSRSLRAPDVDVDAVYAASAAAVSATSSFNSEATAATSSSATTVTSASSPLSSALSSPVSSFGSSFRGMPIRKLSGCYECHSVFDPRSFAAAFPCTDCGEVFGKAESLELHKATRHAVSDLGPEDTSRNIVEIIFQSSWLRKQAPVCKIDRILKVQNSDRTVKRFEQYKESIKERASGEEGKKNARCVADGNELLRFHCTTFTCSLGAGGGTALCQAPATQCKLCAIIRDGFRVDGDGRIATMATSGRAHDMAQGISDGEKKAMLVCRVVAGRVKKASDTKPSEDYDCDSVSPSSEGVYSDLDELFVFNPRAILPCFVVIYSGYQVIAIAQPSY, encoded by the exons ATGCCGTGTCCTCCTCCAATGGATGCAGGTAGGAGTAGTCAAGGCAAGAAGACGATGAGCAGAGGAGCTGGGAagaagtcttcttcttcttcttcttcctgggtGGCCAGGTCCATGGGGTTctacccttcttcctcctccggcaaCAGAGCCCAACCAGCGGCGGCAGTGCCAGCAGTTACAGAAGGCAAGAACAGTGACAATGACaagagcagcaagaagaagaggagcgtCAGCATCAGCCGAAGCATGGCCTGCGCGAGCTCCATCTGCAGCACCAAGGAGAGCTCGGTCCTGAGCCGGGACCGTAGCGGCGGCCGCAGCGCATCGAGCCGGTCCCTCAGGGCCCCCGAcgtcgacgtcgacgccgtGTACGCCGCCTCAGCCGCGGCCGTCTCCGCGACATCGTCCTTCAACTCGGAGGCCACCGCGGCGACCTCCTCGTCGGCGACCACCGTCACCTCAGCGTCCTCGCCGCTCTCCTCCGCGCTCTCGTCGCCGGTGTCCTCGTTCGGGAGCTCCTTCCGCGGCATGCCGATCAGGAAGCTCTCCGGGTGCTACGAGTGTCACTCCGTCTTCGACCCCCGGAGCTTCGCCGCCGCGTTCCCCTGCACCGACTGCGGCGAGGTGTTCGGCAAGGCAGAGTCACTCGAGCTCCACAAAGCAACCAGGCATGCAG TTTCAGACCTGGGGCCCGAGGACACGAGCAGGAACATCGTGGAGATCATCTTCCAGTCAAGCTGGCTGAGGAAGCAGGCTCCCGTTTGCAAGATCGACAGGATACTCAAGGTGCAGAACAGCGACAGGACGGTGAAGAGGTTCGAGCAGTACAAGGAGAGCATCAAGGAGAGGGCGAGCGGCGAGGAAGGCAAGAAGAACGCACGGTGCGTCGCCGACGGCAACGAGCTCCTCCGGTTCCACTGCACCACCTTCACGTGTTCActcggcgctggcggcggcaccGCCCTGTGCCAGGCGCCGGCGACGCAGTGCAAGCTGTGCGCCATCATCAGGGATGGTTTCAG GGTTGATGGTGATGGGAGGATTGCGACAATGGCGACGAGTGGGCGTGCCCATGACATGGCGCAGGGGATTTCTGACGGCGAGAAGAAGGCAATGCTGGTGTGCAGGGTGGTTGCAGGGAGGGTGAAGAAGGCCAGTGATACAAAACCTTCAGAGGACTATGACTGTGACTCTGTCAGCCCCAGCTCAGAGGGGGTCTACTCAGATTTGGATGAACTATTTGTGTTCAATCCTAGAGCTATTCTGCCCTGCTTTGTAGTCATATACAGTGGCTATCAGGTCATTGCCATAGCACAACCTAGTTATTAG